The following are encoded in a window of Nibricoccus aquaticus genomic DNA:
- a CDS encoding PfkB family carbohydrate kinase, with product MNFKTRALEELRARRSAIAHKYTVAGLDGFVDTIVTPVALRSGQGENFTPISTVTEFGQRILGAAGKSTNIEYYPRMDKLGGNGPIMANAILAAGCKLTYIGALGQDSIHPVFAPIAAKARAVSLCAPAATTAVEFNDGKIMFGQMKSLDEITYARISEVMGRDDFHAQLAAADLIALVNWTMITHMTAIFAELTEKVFPALPKRDRIFFFDLADPEKRSAADLVDALGKIAAFEKFGRVTLGLNLKEAQQVFAALGLGISEGDDEAVLRHTAAEIRKKLNVSTVVVHPRKSAACATADATYWVPGPYCEQPLITTGAGDHFNAGFSVGQLLGLSPEACLATGVCTSGHYVRTAASPSIDDLETFLANWK from the coding sequence ATGAATTTCAAAACCCGGGCTCTCGAAGAGCTCCGCGCCCGCCGTTCCGCCATCGCTCACAAATACACCGTCGCCGGCCTCGACGGTTTCGTGGACACGATCGTGACGCCCGTCGCGCTCCGCTCTGGTCAGGGGGAAAACTTCACGCCCATCTCGACTGTCACCGAGTTCGGCCAGCGCATCCTCGGCGCCGCCGGCAAGAGCACCAACATCGAGTATTACCCGCGCATGGATAAGCTCGGCGGCAACGGCCCGATCATGGCCAACGCCATCCTCGCCGCCGGGTGCAAGCTCACCTACATCGGCGCGCTCGGCCAGGACTCGATTCACCCCGTCTTCGCTCCCATCGCCGCCAAAGCCCGCGCCGTCTCCCTCTGCGCTCCGGCCGCGACCACCGCCGTCGAGTTCAACGACGGCAAGATCATGTTCGGCCAGATGAAGTCCCTCGACGAGATCACCTACGCGCGCATATCCGAGGTCATGGGCCGCGACGATTTCCACGCCCAGCTCGCCGCCGCCGATCTCATCGCCCTCGTCAACTGGACGATGATCACGCACATGACCGCGATCTTCGCCGAGCTCACGGAAAAAGTTTTCCCCGCGCTGCCGAAGCGCGACCGCATCTTCTTCTTCGACCTCGCCGACCCCGAAAAACGCTCCGCCGCCGACCTCGTCGATGCCCTTGGCAAAATCGCCGCCTTCGAAAAATTCGGACGCGTCACCCTCGGCCTCAATCTCAAGGAAGCCCAGCAGGTCTTCGCCGCCCTCGGCCTTGGCATTTCCGAGGGCGACGACGAAGCTGTGCTTCGCCACACCGCCGCCGAGATCCGCAAAAAACTCAACGTGTCCACGGTCGTCGTCCACCCGCGCAAATCCGCCGCCTGCGCCACCGCCGACGCCACCTACTGGGTGCCCGGGCCCTACTGCGAACAGCCGCTCATCACCACCGGCGCGGGCGATCATTTCAACGCCGGTTTCAGCGTCGGCCAGCTCCTCGGCCTCAGTCCCGAAGCGTGCCTCGCCACCGGCGTCTGCACCTCCGGCCACTACGTCCGCACCGCCGCCAGCCCCTCCATCGACGACCTCGAAACATTCCTCGCGAACTGGAAGTAA
- a CDS encoding ExbD/TolR family protein, producing the protein MARTFRRHRQSHPIADLNVTNLVDLGFCLLIIFMLAAPLANEQTVPVNLPVESASEQQLVDKNTKFVALTIDAKGVTYIDNTPVNSRDLAVRLRGLDAKNTVIRFRIEGSITHQKVISLMDEVKKSGLSRITFDTQSGS; encoded by the coding sequence ATGGCCCGCACTTTTAGACGTCACCGCCAGTCGCATCCGATCGCGGATCTTAACGTCACCAACCTGGTGGATTTGGGCTTCTGTTTGTTGATCATCTTCATGCTGGCCGCGCCGCTGGCCAATGAACAGACGGTGCCGGTGAATCTTCCCGTGGAGTCAGCCAGCGAGCAGCAGCTGGTCGATAAGAACACGAAGTTCGTCGCGCTGACGATCGACGCGAAAGGCGTCACCTACATCGATAACACGCCAGTTAACAGCCGCGATCTGGCGGTCCGCCTGCGCGGCTTGGATGCGAAAAATACGGTTATACGCTTCAGAATCGAAGGTAGTATCACTCACCAAAAAGTCATCAGCCTTATGGACGAAGTGAAAAAAAGCGGCCTGAGCCGCATCACCTTCGATACGCAGTCTGGCAGTTGA
- a CDS encoding MotA/TolQ/ExbB proton channel family protein, with amino-acid sequence MTLFFATVNIWEVFVRCDIVGQTITVGLAIASIIAWAVMIGKRNELANLRYLNMAFEQHIRDQRTLLDLPESYRNKRSIPYGDLFADAIEAYDRAGAINEQKGIDDPRARLQQSENAIQRALARQILRYESSMIFLASIVSGAPFLGLLGTVWGVMEAFSSVATQQTASIATLAPGVSAALLTTIAGLVVAIPSVFGYNYLLGNTKQLITELENYASSLADRIELEGK; translated from the coding sequence ATGACGCTCTTTTTCGCCACCGTTAATATCTGGGAAGTTTTTGTCCGCTGCGATATCGTCGGGCAGACCATCACGGTGGGACTCGCCATCGCCAGCATCATCGCCTGGGCGGTGATGATCGGGAAACGAAACGAGCTCGCGAACCTTCGCTATCTGAACATGGCCTTCGAGCAGCATATCCGCGATCAGCGCACGTTGCTCGATCTGCCGGAGTCGTACCGCAACAAACGCTCGATCCCGTACGGCGATCTGTTTGCCGATGCGATCGAGGCTTATGACCGCGCGGGAGCGATCAATGAACAAAAGGGAATCGACGATCCTCGCGCACGTTTGCAGCAGTCTGAGAATGCGATCCAGCGCGCGCTGGCGCGCCAGATCCTGCGGTACGAATCGAGCATGATCTTCCTCGCGTCGATCGTGTCGGGAGCGCCGTTTCTCGGATTGCTCGGGACGGTGTGGGGCGTGATGGAGGCGTTCAGTTCGGTGGCGACGCAGCAGACGGCGAGCATCGCGACGCTGGCACCTGGCGTGTCGGCGGCGTTGTTGACGACGATCGCAGGTCTGGTCGTGGCGATCCCGTCGGTGTTCGGGTACAACTATCTCCTGGGAAATACCAAGCAGCTGATCACGGAGCTCGAAAATTACGCGAGCTCGCTGGCGGACCGCATCGAGCTTGAGGGCAAGTAA
- a CDS encoding energy transducer TonB has translation MNIEYPSGNGFAAGLSGLDPEPYVTADKRVAAAGLPGRTKSAPGSWRYPVERRRVLRVWLALSISVSAHAAFFFGFNGPKVVKVAVVEKETVEVGFVAPPVPEELVNEEVVDMSGETGEALEGVDVPSLPDLPTTVNLGDFTQTFDMTSLLPRADVKGANNLSTIPGNFRRGGSGGTATSMGNIFSLSDLDRAPSPTFQPAPSVPAHLLRDAPTVRVTVEFIVSVKGTVSEARVLSSDNEAFNDIAVVAIMKWKFRPGYRRGKTVNVRMIQPMRFTAAGNADESR, from the coding sequence ATGAACATCGAATACCCCAGCGGAAATGGCTTCGCCGCCGGCCTGAGCGGACTGGATCCGGAGCCTTATGTGACGGCCGATAAACGCGTGGCGGCGGCGGGATTGCCGGGCCGCACGAAGAGCGCTCCGGGATCGTGGAGATACCCGGTCGAGCGCAGGCGGGTTCTGCGCGTGTGGCTGGCGCTGAGCATCTCGGTCTCGGCGCACGCGGCTTTTTTCTTTGGGTTCAACGGCCCGAAGGTCGTGAAGGTGGCGGTGGTCGAGAAGGAGACGGTCGAAGTGGGTTTTGTCGCGCCGCCGGTGCCGGAGGAACTCGTGAATGAAGAGGTCGTGGATATGAGCGGCGAAACGGGCGAGGCGCTGGAAGGCGTGGATGTGCCGTCGCTGCCCGATCTGCCGACGACGGTGAATCTGGGGGACTTCACGCAGACCTTTGATATGACCAGTTTGCTGCCGCGCGCGGACGTCAAGGGGGCGAATAATCTCTCAACGATTCCGGGGAATTTCCGGCGCGGCGGTTCGGGCGGCACGGCGACGAGCATGGGAAATATATTTTCCCTCTCGGATCTGGATCGCGCGCCGTCGCCTACGTTTCAACCGGCTCCGTCGGTGCCGGCGCACTTGTTGCGCGATGCGCCGACAGTGCGTGTGACGGTGGAGTTTATTGTTTCGGTGAAAGGAACGGTTTCAGAAGCGCGCGTGCTGAGCTCGGACAATGAGGCGTTCAACGACATCGCGGTCGTTGCGATCATGAAGTGGAAGTTCCGTCCTGGGTACCGGCGCGGCAAGACGGTGAATGTACGGATGATCCAACCGATGCGGTTCACGGCTGCGGGCAACGCGGATGAGAGCCGGTGA
- a CDS encoding energy transducer TonB — protein sequence MSTNTHSTSAYSLSLMLHGAFVAALVFTAFAFKKEAAQETTKIFELVAGDGNNWAATEATALGSPEGVKFQPTAAPPQPAPVAPPQPEPVTAPPVQPSPVVAAAPEPSPVTAPKVEPKKTTPPPKTFAQQIQQVADRKEKQVMTRHRRAEAEREKKEAAARKAAAAAEAKRMSYDQFSKANPQKVASNTKAGASSTYEKVSAKGLATGVNGGATDKAGAGGPALSRAEQDQLATYFTFLKQKVKEAHVVPLGVTNQPSARVSFHVSASGTISQVKIIRSSGNAEFDQSVITAFRAVGSIGSRPDGRGDVRESEFNMRDTD from the coding sequence GTGTCCACGAACACTCATTCCACCAGCGCCTACTCGCTTTCGCTGATGCTCCACGGAGCATTTGTGGCTGCGTTGGTGTTCACGGCGTTCGCGTTCAAGAAAGAGGCGGCGCAGGAGACCACGAAGATTTTCGAACTCGTCGCAGGTGATGGCAACAACTGGGCGGCTACGGAAGCGACGGCGCTGGGCTCGCCCGAGGGGGTTAAGTTTCAGCCCACGGCGGCTCCACCGCAGCCCGCGCCAGTCGCGCCGCCACAGCCTGAGCCGGTCACGGCTCCGCCTGTGCAGCCATCACCGGTCGTCGCGGCGGCGCCGGAGCCGTCGCCTGTGACGGCACCCAAAGTGGAGCCTAAGAAAACCACGCCGCCACCGAAGACGTTTGCGCAGCAAATCCAGCAGGTCGCCGACCGCAAAGAGAAGCAGGTGATGACCCGGCATCGCAGGGCGGAGGCGGAGCGTGAAAAAAAGGAGGCTGCGGCGCGTAAGGCGGCGGCTGCGGCGGAGGCGAAGCGGATGAGTTACGATCAGTTTAGCAAAGCCAATCCGCAGAAAGTCGCGTCGAACACCAAGGCGGGCGCGTCCTCAACGTATGAAAAGGTGAGCGCCAAAGGTCTGGCCACCGGTGTTAATGGTGGGGCGACCGACAAGGCGGGTGCGGGCGGGCCTGCGCTCAGCCGGGCTGAACAGGATCAGCTGGCGACGTACTTCACGTTTCTTAAGCAGAAGGTGAAGGAGGCGCACGTGGTGCCGCTCGGCGTTACGAATCAGCCCTCGGCGCGTGTGTCGTTCCATGTATCGGCGTCGGGCACGATCAGTCAGGTGAAGATCATCCGGTCTTCGGGTAATGCCGAGTTCGACCAATCGGTGATCACGGCGTTCAGGGCGGTGGGCTCGATCGGCTCGCGTCCGGATGGGCGCGGCGATGTGCGTGAATCAGAGTTCAACATGCGGGACACCGACTGA
- the tmk gene encoding dTMP kinase — protein sequence MPLKDQSHTGILVSFEGSEGSGKSTQIARLAKRLQESGRDVISTREPGGTEIGEQIRNIIVHNSKGDEMCAETELLLFAAARAQLVRENIAPALLRGAIVLSDRFLDSSTVYQGIGRNLAMGPVNQINRFAVGSIMPNITVVIDVPTSVSLARIRLRASDLPDRMERENIDFYEKVRAGYLVLAKGMPERFVVIDGTKSEDAIEKQIWAELEKRLFKTAPEPKAKKSRIKPAPKLAKKSAPKARKASRR from the coding sequence ATGCCTCTCAAAGACCAATCCCACACCGGCATCCTCGTCTCCTTCGAAGGTTCCGAAGGCAGCGGCAAAAGCACCCAGATCGCCCGCCTCGCCAAACGCCTTCAGGAAAGCGGCCGCGATGTCATCTCCACGCGCGAACCCGGCGGCACCGAGATCGGCGAACAGATCCGCAACATCATCGTCCATAATTCCAAGGGCGATGAGATGTGCGCCGAGACCGAGCTCCTCCTCTTCGCCGCCGCTCGCGCCCAGCTCGTCCGCGAAAACATCGCCCCTGCCCTCCTCCGCGGCGCCATCGTCCTCAGCGACCGCTTCCTCGACTCCTCGACCGTGTATCAAGGAATCGGACGCAACCTCGCCATGGGCCCGGTCAACCAGATCAACCGCTTTGCCGTCGGCTCGATCATGCCCAACATCACCGTCGTCATCGACGTGCCGACCTCGGTGAGCCTCGCCCGCATCCGCCTCCGCGCCTCCGATCTCCCCGACCGCATGGAGCGCGAGAACATCGACTTCTACGAAAAAGTCCGCGCCGGCTATCTCGTCCTCGCTAAAGGGATGCCCGAGCGCTTCGTAGTCATCGACGGCACCAAGAGCGAGGACGCCATCGAGAAACAAATCTGGGCCGAGCTCGAAAAACGCCTCTTCAAAACCGCCCCCGAGCCCAAAGCAAAAAAGTCCCGCATCAAACCTGCGCCCAAGCTCGCCAAAAAATCTGCGCCCAAAGCCCGCAAGGCTTCCCGCCGCTGA